Proteins found in one Neomonachus schauinslandi chromosome 1, ASM220157v2, whole genome shotgun sequence genomic segment:
- the MEX3D gene encoding RNA-binding protein MEX3D, translated as VAPASLALLEPDVSPPPPPPPRQSPPDVFAGFAPHPAALGPPTLLAEQMSVIGSRKKSVNMTECVPVPSSEHVAEIVGRQGCKIKALRAKTNTYIKTPVRGEEPVFIVTGRKEDVEMAKREILSAAEHFSVIRATRSKAGGLPGAAQGPPNLPGQTTIQVRVPYRVVGLVVGPKGATIKRIQQRTHTYIVTPGRDKEPVFAVTGMPENVDRAREEIEAHITLRTGAFTDAGPDSDFHANGTDVCLDLLGTAAGLWAKAPNPGRRPPAPTAGLRGDGTLGGPGGPEAFYAGGRGGPPVPDAGPASPYGGSGNGGFTFGGDGPGAPSGPPAPEDCDFGFDFLALDLTVPAAATIWAPFERAAPLPAFSSCSAVNGAPAPPAPGARRSSGAGTPRHSPTLPEPGGLALELPLGRRGAPDPVGALAWRPAQGALSSFSGGAGFSAATSLPSGSSASACPPLDSSASEGGRKPPAAASSAAPPPAAPAPAPALARECVVCAEGEVMAALVPCGHNLFCMDCAVRICGKSEPECPACRTPATQAIHIFS; from the exons GTGGCGCCGGCCTCGCTGGCGCTGCTGGAGCCCGACGTgagcccgccgccgccgccgcctccccggCAGTCGCCGCCCGACGTGTTCGCCGGCTTCGCGCCCCACCCCGCGGCCCTGGGCCCCCCGACGCTTCTGGCCGAGCAGATGAGCGTGATCGGCAGCCGCAAGAAGAGTGTGAACATGACCGAGTGCGTGCCCGTGCCCAGCTCCGAGCACGTCGCCGAGATCGTGGGTCGCCAGG GGTGCAAGATCAAGGCTCTGCGTGCTAAGACAAATACGTACATCAAGACGCCGGTGCGCGGGGAGGAGCCAGTGTTTATCGTGACTGGCCGCAAGGAGGACGTGGAGATGGCCAAGCGTGAGATCCTGTCCGCCGCCGAGCACTTCTCCGTGATCCGCGCCACGCGCAGCAAGGCCGGCGGGCTGCCTGGTGCCGCGCAGGGTCCGCCCAACCTGCCGGGACAGACCACCATCCAGGTGCGCGTGCCCTACCGCGTggtggggctggtggtggggccCAAGGGCGCCACCATCAAGCGCATCCAGCAGCGGACGCACACGTACATCGTGACGCCCGGGCGCGACAAGGAGCCCGTGTTCGCCGTGACGGGCATGCCCGAGAATGTGGACCGGGCGCGCGAGGAGATCGAGGCGCACATCACGCTGCGCACGGGCGCCTTCACCGACGCGGGCCCCGACAGTGACTTCCATGCCAACGGCACTGACGTCTGTCTGGACCTGCTCGGAACGGCCGCCGGCCTCTGGGCCAAGGCCCCCAACCCTGGGCGGCGGCCCCCCGCGCCCACAGCCGGCCTCCGCGGGGATGGGACCCTGGGGGGCCCCGGGGGGCCCGAGGCCTTCTACGCGGGGGGCCGCGGGGGGCCGCCGGTGCCCGATGCGGGCCCTGCCAGCCCCTACGGAGGCTCGGGCAACGGGGGCTTCACCTTCGGCGGGGATGGCCCGGGGGCCCCGTCGGGGCCACCCGCCCCCGAGGACTGTGACTTCGGCTTCGACTTCCTGGCGCTGGACCTGACCGTGCCCGCCGCGGCCACCATCTGGGCCCCCTTCGAGCGGGCCGCGCCGCTGCCGGCCTTCAGCAGCTGCTCGGCCGTCAACGGGGCCCCCGCGCCACCCGCCCCGGGCGCCCGGCGCAGCAGCGGGGCCGGCACGCCGCGCCACTCGCCCACGCTGCCCGAGCCCGGGGGCCTGGCCCTGGAGCTCCCGCTGGGCCGCCGCGGCGCCCCGGACCCGGTGGGCGCCCTGGCCTGGCGGCCGGCGCAGGGCGCCCTGTCGTCCTTCTCTGGCGGCGCCGGCTTCTCCGCGGCCACCTCGCTGCCCAGCGGTTCCTCGGCCTCTGCGTGTCCCCCCCTGGACTCCAGTGCCTCCGAGGGCGGCCGCAAGCCGCCAGCGGCCGCGTCGTCGGCCgcgccgccccccgccgcccccgcccccgccccggccttGGCGCGGGAGTGCGTGGTGTGCGCGGAGGGCGAGGTGATGGCCGCGCTCGTGCCCTGCGGCCACAACCTCTTCTGCATGGACTGCGCCGTCCGCATCTGCGGCAAGAGCGAGCCCGAGTGCCCGGCCTGCCGCACGCCTGCCACCCAGGCCATTCATATCTTTTCCTAG